A single Anopheles maculipalpis chromosome 3RL, idAnoMacuDA_375_x, whole genome shotgun sequence DNA region contains:
- the LOC126565340 gene encoding LHFPL tetraspan subfamily member 2a protein codes for MCTGGLLITSRSLAWFVVTMVASMTLLSAIVQPKWLIGPEEIRILNEEGNFTVVRHPSVGIYNRCKRMGHEQYNCGNFDLYGLMTDSSVFPVPWKCTMFLMCVGTMLLGLTGFAMLVICCRVHSFFGFSMHKYLCIFQAIAAMMVLCGYLVYPLAWDVPRVRKLCGPDAEPYSPADCTLGSSIYLGAVGVLLAFLCTVLSMKAEASYYSAKAQRRVIDGDVLVCVM; via the exons ATGTGTACCGGTGGGTTGCTCATTACGAGCCGGAGTTTAGCGTGGTTCGTTGTAACAATGGTCGCGAGCATGACACTGTTAAGTGCAATCGTTCAACCGAAGTGGCTCATCGGTCCGGAAGAGATACGCATCTTGAACGAGGAAGGCAACTTCACCGTTGTCCGCCATCCATCGGTCGGAATTTACAACAG GTGCAAACGGATGGGCCACGAGCAGTACAATTGTGGCAACTTTGATCTGTACGGACTGATGACGGATTCCAGCGTTTTTCCCGTACCTTGGAAGTGCACCATGTTCCTGATGTGTGTGGGAACGATGCTGCTGGGTTTGACGGGGTTCGCCATGCTCGTCATCTGCTGCCGTGTGCATTCCTTCTTCGGGTTCAGCATGCACAAGTACCTGTGCATCTTCCAAGCGATCGCCGCCATGATGGTGCTGTGCGGCTATCTCGTCTATCCACTCGCGTGGGATGTGCCACGGGTGAGAAAACTGTGTGGTCCAGATGCGGAACCTTACTCGCCCGCCGATTGTACGCTCGGTTCGTCCATTTATCTTGGTGCCGTTGGTGTGCTGCTTGCCTTCCTCTGTACCGTGCTAAGCATGAAGGCAGAAGCGTCCTACTACAGTGCCAAAGCGCAGCGTCGTGTCATCGATGGTGATGTATTGGTATGTGTTATGTGA
- the LOC126564691 gene encoding prolactin regulatory element-binding protein, which yields MSAARKPTDGLLARVNFPLYAIEMLTSRHVLVAGGGGASKTGVANGFEIYEIYHDGEKYVADEVIRHETGPSVVMNCAVKNDEKRTLLMAGQESHCQMYLVNTIIDAGDYNPTTPISNKTDQEGVRKRRSISQQRPLPVNAPTATTTTGGDSKKTDDGKPAPSAPRKQIRFEIKTADSVQTDFTEAEPLQRVVRISANGRLMATGGMDGHLRVWNFPKMTLASDIAAHTKEIDDLDFSPDSKHVVSIAKDGLGVIWSINPDKESKKLVWNPPANCRYLLKRCRYGLVEGVKDKFRLFTLANPFAKSGKAKGLLQQWDPDAGRLTGVVEIDESLAALAVRDDGRFVAIGTMFSGSVSVYIAFSLQRVLHVPNAHAMFVTGLEFLPVTNFDGPAITGDTEAAVLSISVDNRICVHSLPYRHSLPAWVAIIAIICILFLTFCFCSYVGL from the exons ATGTCCGCGGCCCGAAAACCTACTGACGGTCTGCTGGCGCGCGTCAATTTCCCACTGTACGCCATCGAAATGCTGACCAGCCGTCACGTTCTGGTagcaggtggtggtggtgcttcGAAAACAGGTGTTGCGAATGGATTT GAAATCTACGAGATCTACCACGATGGGGAAAAGTACGTTGCGGATGAGGTGATACGCCACGAAACGGGCCCATCGGTAGTGATGAACTGTGCGGTGAAGAATGACGAAAAACGTACCCTGCTGATGGCTGGCCAGGAGAGCCACTGTCAGATGTATCTCGTAAACACGATCATCGATGCGGGAGACTACAATCCCACCACACCCATCTCGAACAAAACGGACCAAGAAGGGGTGCGTAAGCGGAGAAGTATTTCCCAACAACGCCCCTTACCTGTGAATGCGCCAACGGCAACAACTACTACCGGTGGCGATTCGAAAAAAACCGACGACGGAAAACCGGCACCATCAGCACCTCGAAAACAGATTCGGTTCGAAATCAAAACAGCTGACTCGGTTCAGACCGACTTTACCGAAGCGGAACCACTGCAGCGAGTCGTCCGAATCAGTGCTAACGGACGTCTGATGGCAACGGGGGGTATGGATGGCCATCTGCGGGTATGGAACTTTCCAAAGATGACACTCGCGTCGGATATTGCGGCGCACACCAAGGAGATTGACGATCTGGACTTTAGTCCGGACAGCAAGCACGTTGTATCGATCGCAAAGGACGGTCTCGGAGTCATCTGGTCGATCAATCCGGACAAAGAGTCGAAAAAGCTAGTCTGGAATCCGCCAGCGAATTGTCGCTATCTGTTGAAACGCTGTCGGTATGGTTTGGTGGAGGGCGTGAAGGACAAATTCCGGCTATTCACGCTTGCCAACCCGTTTGCCAAATCCGGTAAGGCGAAGGGATTACTGCAGCAGTGGGATCCCGATGCGGGCCGCTTGACCGGAGTGGTCGAGATCGATGAGTCGTTGGCTGCCCTGGCGGTACGGGACGATGGGCGATTTGTGGCGATCGGTACGATGTTTAGCGGTTCAGTGTCCGTCTACATTGCCTTCAGCCTGCAGCGTGTACTACACGTTCCAAATGCACACGCAATGTTTGTAACGGGCCTAGAGTTTCTCCCGGTAACGAACTTCGATGGACCAGCCATCACCGGTGACACGGAGGCGGCTGTGCTTTCGATTTCGGTTGACAATCGCATCTGTGTTCACAGCTTACCATATAGGC attCCCTGCCAGCGTGGGTGGCTATTATCGCAATCATCTGTATATTGTTTTTaacattctgcttctgttCGTACGTTGGGCTGTAG